Proteins co-encoded in one Enterobacter sp. R4-368 genomic window:
- a CDS encoding metal ABC transporter substrate-binding protein, translated as MKRTGLILALALGLVAQGAMAKTVNVVASFSILGDITRQVGGDHVKVTTLVGPDGDPHTFEPSAKDSALLNSADVVVVNGLGLEGWLDRLVKASGFKGQLVVASTGVATHTLEEDGATVTDPHAWNSAANGALYAKNILAALVKADPVDEAALNASGQRYIDQLTKLDSWAKERFSAVPQAKRKVLTSHDAFGYFARAYGVDFMAPQGISSESEASAAQVASLIKQIKADGVKVWFMENQLDPRLVKQIASATGAQPGGELYPEALSAKGGVADTYQKAFRHNVDTIYNSMK; from the coding sequence ATGAAACGGACAGGGCTTATTCTGGCGCTGGCGCTCGGCCTGGTGGCGCAGGGCGCAATGGCAAAAACAGTAAATGTGGTCGCCAGCTTCTCGATTCTGGGCGATATCACCCGGCAAGTCGGCGGCGATCATGTCAAGGTGACGACGCTGGTGGGGCCGGATGGCGATCCGCATACCTTTGAACCGTCGGCGAAAGACAGCGCACTGCTTAACAGCGCCGACGTGGTGGTGGTGAACGGCCTGGGGCTGGAAGGCTGGTTAGATCGTCTGGTGAAAGCCTCTGGCTTTAAAGGCCAGCTTGTCGTCGCATCAACCGGCGTTGCAACGCATACGCTGGAAGAAGATGGCGCAACGGTGACCGATCCCCACGCCTGGAACAGTGCGGCGAATGGTGCGCTGTATGCGAAAAATATTCTTGCCGCGCTGGTGAAAGCCGATCCGGTTGACGAAGCCGCGTTGAATGCCTCCGGTCAGCGTTATATCGACCAGTTAACTAAGCTGGATAGCTGGGCGAAAGAGCGCTTCAGCGCGGTGCCGCAGGCGAAACGCAAAGTGCTGACCAGCCACGACGCGTTTGGTTATTTTGCTCGCGCTTACGGCGTTGATTTCATGGCGCCGCAAGGCATCTCTTCTGAAAGTGAAGCCAGCGCCGCGCAGGTCGCTTCGCTGATCAAACAGATCAAAGCAGATGGCGTGAAAGTGTGGTTTATGGAAAACCAGCTGGATCCACGGCTGGTGAAACAGATCGCCAGCGCAACCGGCGCGCAACCGGGTGGCGAGCTTTATCCGGAAGCGTTAAGCGCCAAAGGCGGGGTGGCAGATACCTATCAGAAAGCCTTTCGTCATAACGTCGACACTATCTATAACAGCATGAAGTAA
- a CDS encoding metal ABC transporter permease → MIWHLFFQPFIEFGFMRRALVVCLALSISTTALGVFLLLRRMSLMGDALSHAILPGVAVGYLLSGMSLLAMSIGGFIAGIVVALVAGWVSRRTPLKEDASFAGFYLGSLALGVTLVSLRGSSVDLLHLLFGSILAVDRDSALFVAGVASLTLMMLAFCYRGMVSEAFDSTFLQVNAPRAPGLLHGLFLALLVLNLVAGFQVLGTLMAVGVMMLPAVAARCWARTLPGLLWLAASIGALCAWLGLSLSWMAGLPAGPAIVLTASIVFFFSILFGTRSGLARSLRALLT, encoded by the coding sequence ATGATCTGGCATCTCTTTTTCCAGCCGTTTATCGAGTTTGGCTTTATGCGCCGCGCACTGGTGGTGTGTCTGGCGCTCTCCATCAGTACCACGGCGCTGGGCGTTTTTTTGCTGCTGCGGCGCATGAGCCTGATGGGCGATGCGCTGTCGCACGCCATTCTGCCTGGCGTGGCGGTGGGTTATTTGCTGAGCGGCATGTCGCTGCTGGCGATGAGTATCGGCGGTTTTATCGCCGGGATCGTGGTTGCGCTGGTTGCCGGGTGGGTAAGCCGCCGCACGCCGCTGAAAGAGGATGCCAGTTTTGCCGGTTTCTACCTCGGTTCGCTGGCGCTCGGCGTCACGCTGGTTTCGCTGCGCGGCTCCAGTGTCGATCTGCTGCATCTGCTGTTTGGCTCGATTCTGGCGGTCGATCGCGACTCGGCGCTGTTTGTCGCGGGTGTGGCCAGCCTGACGCTGATGATGTTGGCGTTTTGCTATCGCGGCATGGTCAGTGAAGCGTTCGACAGCACGTTTTTGCAGGTTAACGCCCCGCGTGCACCTGGCCTGCTGCACGGGCTGTTTCTGGCGTTACTGGTGCTTAACCTGGTGGCCGGGTTTCAGGTGCTCGGCACATTAATGGCCGTAGGCGTGATGATGCTCCCCGCCGTGGCGGCGCGCTGCTGGGCGCGGACATTACCGGGATTATTATGGCTTGCGGCCAGCATTGGCGCGCTGTGCGCGTGGCTTGGGTTAAGCCTGTCGTGGATGGCGGGATTACCCGCCGGACCGGCGATTGTGCTGACCGCCAGTATTGTCTTCTTTTTTTCCATTTTATTCGGCACGCGCAGTGGGCTGGCTCGCAGCCTGCGCGCACTTTTAACGTAG
- a CDS encoding ATP-binding cassette domain-containing protein: MIELDHLVAGYDRLAITPALCGTLARGSMTAIVGANGCGKSTLLKTLAGFLPPVSGVLRWQPARPVIGWLAQRHALESQFPLTVQDVVSMGCWPRVSLFRGLNRDARSRIAQGLERVGLTAMARETIDTLSGGQFQRMLFARVWVQNAPLVMLDEPFTGIDEATSQLLMEQIVDMHRGGQTVIAVLHDSERVSRYFPQTLRLDERVAQWGATAHFATKDEACSA, translated from the coding sequence ATGATTGAACTTGACCACCTGGTCGCAGGCTACGATCGCCTCGCGATCACGCCGGCGCTATGCGGCACGCTGGCGCGCGGCAGTATGACGGCGATTGTTGGCGCGAACGGCTGCGGTAAATCGACCCTGTTAAAAACGCTGGCCGGATTTTTACCGCCGGTGAGCGGCGTTTTGCGCTGGCAACCGGCGCGGCCCGTCATCGGCTGGCTGGCGCAGCGCCACGCGCTGGAATCTCAATTTCCGCTCACCGTGCAGGACGTGGTGAGTATGGGCTGCTGGCCGCGCGTTTCGCTGTTTCGCGGGTTGAACCGCGATGCCCGTAGCCGCATCGCTCAGGGGCTGGAGCGCGTTGGGCTGACAGCAATGGCGCGCGAAACGATTGATACGCTCTCCGGCGGGCAGTTTCAGCGCATGTTGTTTGCCCGCGTCTGGGTGCAGAACGCGCCGCTAGTGATGCTCGACGAGCCGTTCACCGGTATTGATGAAGCCACATCGCAACTGTTGATGGAGCAGATTGTGGACATGCATCGCGGCGGGCAAACCGTTATTGCCGTGCTGCACGATAGCGAGCGCGTGTCTCGCTATTTCCCGCAAACGTTACGCCTCGACGAACGCGTGGCGCAGTGGGGCGCGACAGCGCATTTCGCGACAAAAGATGAGGCGTGCAGCGCATGA